A stretch of Bacteroidota bacterium DNA encodes these proteins:
- a CDS encoding imidazolonepropionase — MKILIKNIKLLAQIEKKARQKISGVEMKKLSSLENAWLSIDGDKIADFGEMKNFPGISDWTNLTVIDATDKLVFPCWCDSHTHIVYAGSREKEFVDRINGLSYEEIFKSGGGILNSAKKVHEASEEELIQSALKRLNEIMFLGTGAVEIKSGYGLSFESELKMLRVIKKLKELSPLTIKTTFLGAHAVPSGLTKEKYIDVIINEMLPQIAEEKLADYCDVFCEKNYFTKEDTVKILFEAKKYGLKGKIHAEQLSHSGGVEAGVECGAISVDHLEFANDNDISLLKNSQTMPTILPGAQWFLQLQNPPARKIIDADLPLAIASDYNPGSSPSGNINFNISLACVQYKLTPEEAINAATINSAYAMDLSTTHGSIAIGKQANIFITKEIPDYNFIPYSFANNLIETVILKGKIQTHE, encoded by the coding sequence ATGAAAATTCTCATTAAGAACATTAAATTGCTGGCGCAGATTGAAAAAAAAGCCAGACAAAAAATTTCCGGAGTTGAGATGAAAAAACTTTCCTCTCTGGAAAATGCCTGGCTCTCAATTGATGGAGATAAGATTGCAGATTTCGGAGAGATGAAAAATTTTCCCGGCATTTCTGACTGGACAAACCTTACGGTAATTGATGCGACCGATAAATTAGTTTTTCCCTGCTGGTGTGATTCCCATACGCATATTGTGTATGCCGGTTCGCGCGAAAAAGAATTTGTGGACAGAATAAATGGTTTATCCTACGAAGAAATTTTCAAGAGCGGAGGAGGAATTCTGAACTCGGCAAAAAAAGTTCATGAAGCAAGCGAAGAGGAATTAATCCAGTCGGCTTTGAAACGTTTGAATGAAATAATGTTTCTTGGAACAGGTGCGGTGGAAATCAAAAGCGGTTACGGGCTTTCATTTGAATCGGAATTGAAAATGCTGAGAGTGATTAAAAAGCTTAAAGAGCTTTCTCCGCTCACCATCAAAACAACTTTTCTCGGAGCGCATGCGGTTCCTTCGGGATTGACAAAAGAAAAATACATAGATGTAATAATAAATGAAATGCTTCCGCAAATCGCGGAAGAAAAACTAGCGGACTACTGCGATGTGTTCTGCGAAAAAAATTATTTCACAAAAGAAGACACGGTGAAAATTCTTTTTGAAGCAAAAAAATATGGGCTGAAAGGAAAAATTCACGCAGAGCAGCTGAGTCATAGCGGTGGAGTGGAAGCAGGGGTTGAATGCGGAGCAATCTCCGTTGACCATTTGGAGTTTGCAAATGACAATGATATTTCCCTTCTGAAAAATTCCCAAACCATGCCGACTATTCTTCCGGGCGCACAATGGTTTTTACAGTTGCAAAATCCTCCTGCAAGAAAAATAATTGATGCGGACTTGCCTCTTGCCATAGCGAGCGATTATAATCCGGGCTCATCGCCAAGCGGAAATATAAACTTCAATATTTCTCTTGCGTGCGTGCAATATAAACTTACGCCCGAAGAAGCGATTAATGCGGCAACAATTAATTCTGCTTATGCGATGGATTTATCCACAACGCACGGAAGCATCGCCATCGGCAAGCAGGCAAATATTTTTATTACAAAAGAAATTCCGGATTATAATTTTATTCCGTATTCATTCGCAAATAATCTGATTGAAACAGTAATTTTGAAAGGTAAAATTCAAACCCATGAATAA
- a CDS encoding patatin-like phospholipase family protein yields MSRLLDNPNFRRIIFFFPFQLVFLHVKKNLLLLSIWGLLFGFVTQSLAARYGVPYLFLNPEYLDAVNPLSYFIIGFACGGFVMAFNIASYILNSYRFPFLATLSNPFTKYCINNFIIPCSFVLVYVINIISFLSSEQIYSSSEIFSMVLGFLLGFVVFVFLGLFYFFQTNKDIHRMFGVKPPSEEKTMRLLQQQQRKGDSWKNIYLIKESRDWYVETYLAHPFKIRLVRAVRHYKREMLRNVFSQNHRNAAIFSFVTILSLFVLGFFREVHALMIPAGASIFLLLTMFIMLPVPLYSVFKGWAPVVLLVSIVALNFLYRMDFFNNINKVYGMNYGVKPSSYDNKTLNDFASEKDTADADFKAMLEILNKWRLKNLKTTLEKNEKPKFVIVCTSGGGLRSSLWTFQALQYADSLLKGELLKHTALITGSSGGMIGAAYLRELYWQNQAGKVKDLYRPSYRTNISKDILNAVAFSIGTSDWFVSMQSVKYGKNKYNKDRGYIFERRLDENLGNVFSNRRLNDYKPAEAEAKIPMMIFSPTMVNDGRKLVISSQPVSFLIQTSKSDKLNHVPLNDAIEFSRFFRKQNSDSILFTSVLRMSSTFPYITPIVSLPSKPAIEIMDSGMRDNYGIEVALKFLYVFRNWIATNTSGVVIIQIRDRHKEFQIEENPPPTMLTALTRPLGSFYGNLFTMQDLSQNQQVEFISSWFDGKTDVLDFQLQNEIPDKISLSWHLTNHEKNKVLNSINLPENRKSIERLRELFE; encoded by the coding sequence ATGAGTCGCCTTTTAGATAATCCGAATTTCCGCAGAATCATTTTTTTCTTTCCCTTCCAGTTGGTTTTTCTGCATGTTAAAAAAAACCTGCTGCTGCTTTCCATCTGGGGTTTGCTTTTTGGTTTTGTTACGCAATCGCTTGCCGCGCGTTACGGGGTTCCGTATCTTTTTTTAAATCCCGAATACCTCGATGCGGTCAATCCGCTTTCTTATTTCATCATCGGTTTTGCCTGCGGTGGGTTTGTGATGGCGTTTAACATTGCAAGTTATATTCTCAACAGTTATCGTTTTCCTTTTCTTGCCACGCTCTCGAATCCGTTTACAAAATACTGCATCAATAATTTCATCATTCCCTGCTCGTTTGTGCTCGTGTATGTCATCAATATAATTTCATTTCTAAGCAGCGAGCAGATTTATTCTTCCTCCGAAATTTTTTCCATGGTGCTTGGGTTTCTTCTCGGCTTCGTTGTTTTTGTTTTCTTAGGGCTGTTTTATTTTTTTCAAACCAACAAAGACATTCACCGCATGTTTGGCGTCAAGCCGCCTTCGGAAGAAAAAACCATGCGCCTCCTTCAGCAGCAGCAGCGCAAAGGCGATTCGTGGAAAAACATATATCTCATCAAAGAATCGCGCGATTGGTATGTGGAAACCTATCTGGCGCATCCGTTCAAAATCCGTTTGGTGCGCGCAGTGCGCCATTACAAGAGAGAAATGCTGCGCAATGTTTTTTCGCAGAACCACCGCAACGCGGCAATTTTTTCGTTCGTCACCATTCTGAGTTTGTTCGTGCTCGGCTTTTTCCGCGAAGTGCACGCGCTCATGATTCCTGCCGGTGCAAGCATTTTTCTTCTGCTCACCATGTTCATCATGCTTCCCGTTCCGCTTTATTCCGTTTTCAAAGGATGGGCGCCCGTGGTGCTCCTTGTTTCCATAGTGGCGCTGAATTTTTTATACCGCATGGATTTTTTCAACAACATCAACAAAGTGTACGGAATGAATTACGGGGTGAAACCTTCTTCCTACGATAACAAAACACTGAATGATTTCGCTTCTGAAAAAGACACTGCCGATGCCGATTTCAAAGCCATGCTCGAAATTCTGAACAAGTGGCGTTTGAAAAATCTGAAAACAACCCTTGAGAAAAATGAAAAACCCAAGTTTGTAATTGTGTGCACCAGCGGTGGCGGCTTGCGCTCTTCGCTCTGGACTTTTCAGGCGCTGCAATATGCCGATAGTTTGCTCAAGGGAGAATTGCTGAAGCACACCGCCCTCATCACCGGTTCATCGGGCGGAATGATTGGCGCGGCTTACCTGCGCGAATTGTACTGGCAAAATCAGGCGGGGAAAGTAAAAGATTTATACCGCCCCTCTTACCGCACCAATATTTCAAAAGACATTCTGAACGCGGTTGCCTTCAGCATTGGAACCAGCGATTGGTTTGTTTCCATGCAAAGCGTGAAGTACGGAAAAAATAAATACAACAAAGACCGCGGCTATATTTTTGAAAGGCGGCTCGATGAAAATCTCGGGAATGTTTTTTCTAACCGCAGGTTGAATGATTATAAACCGGCAGAAGCGGAAGCAAAAATCCCCATGATGATTTTTTCCCCCACCATGGTGAATGACGGAAGAAAACTTGTTATCTCTTCACAGCCCGTTTCGTTTCTCATTCAAACTTCAAAATCGGATAAACTGAATCATGTTCCGCTGAACGATGCCATTGAGTTCTCCCGCTTTTTCAGAAAACAAAATTCCGACAGCATTCTTTTCACCAGCGTGCTGCGCATGAGTTCCACGTTTCCCTATATCACTCCCATTGTTTCTCTGCCCAGCAAACCCGCCATTGAAATTATGGATTCAGGCATGCGCGATAATTACGGAATTGAAGTGGCGCTGAAATTTTTATACGTGTTCCGCAACTGGATTGCCACCAACACCAGCGGTGTGGTGATTATTCAGATTCGCGACCGCCATAAAGAATTTCAGATTGAAGAAAATCCTCCGCCCACCATGCTCACCGCGCTCACGCGCCCGCTCGGAAGTTTTTACGGAAATCTTTTTACCATGCAGGACCTGTCGCAAAACCAGCAGGTGGAATTTATTTCTTCCTGGTTCGATGGAAAAACAGACGTGCTCGATTTTCAGTTGCAGAATGAAATCCCCGATAAAATTTCTCTCTCGTGGCATCTCACCAACCACGAAAAAAATAAAGTGCTGAACTCGATTAACCTTCCCGAAAACCGCAAATCCATAGAGCGGCTGCGGGAATTGTTCGAGTAA
- a CDS encoding T9SS type A sorting domain-containing protein translates to MKKSLLIGLFAICGIANAQTWAPFGANNLSIAVRTMIIDTATNTLYVGGTGGVAKWNGSSWTYLGALTTGSVASLAIYNGTLYAGGNLPSNSHIVQWSGTAWNTVTTGTNGAVNVLCVYNNKLVVAGSFSTSGGVLTYGFANWDGTTWTNFGAGYPYNPSGTSVLTMQVINGKLFVAGGDLSLITTSYPHAAIASYTGSAWADETAGAGLGMQSVYSLALHNGTLYAGGTFKTTATRVAKQTAGAWSTVGSGTDSTVFSLLSYKNNLYAGGAFTVAGGNQARYIAKWDTVSWTEPDSGMGVVGNQPFVLSLIMHDSCLVAGGQFTKAGGNSAANIAKLCSSVTGIASTFEQYQIKSFPNPFSTQTVLHTDNLLHNATLTVDNCFGQTVAQIKNINGRTVVFSRDNLASGLYFVRLMQENKIYATEKLIITDK, encoded by the coding sequence ATGAAAAAATCACTACTCATCGGACTATTTGCAATTTGCGGAATTGCAAATGCACAAACATGGGCTCCGTTCGGAGCGAATAATTTATCTATTGCTGTGAGGACAATGATTATTGATACGGCAACAAATACTTTGTATGTTGGAGGAACAGGAGGTGTTGCAAAATGGAACGGCTCATCGTGGACTTATCTAGGGGCTTTAACCACTGGTTCCGTTGCTTCACTTGCAATTTACAACGGAACATTGTATGCGGGTGGAAATCTTCCTTCAAACAGCCACATTGTTCAATGGTCAGGCACTGCATGGAATACTGTTACTACCGGCACCAATGGAGCCGTAAATGTTCTATGTGTTTACAATAATAAATTAGTTGTTGCAGGTTCGTTCTCTACATCTGGTGGTGTGCTGACTTACGGATTTGCAAATTGGGATGGAACGACATGGACAAATTTTGGCGCAGGGTATCCTTATAATCCTAGTGGAACCTCGGTGCTCACCATGCAGGTAATCAATGGTAAATTATTTGTTGCAGGAGGTGATCTCAGTTTGATTACTACCTCCTATCCTCATGCCGCTATTGCAAGTTATACTGGTTCTGCATGGGCAGATGAAACAGCAGGAGCGGGGCTGGGAATGCAAAGTGTATATTCCCTTGCCCTTCATAACGGAACATTATACGCGGGAGGAACATTTAAAACAACAGCAACCCGTGTTGCAAAACAAACAGCAGGCGCATGGTCAACAGTGGGCTCTGGAACTGACAGCACGGTATTTTCTCTTCTGTCTTATAAAAATAATTTATATGCAGGAGGAGCATTTACTGTTGCAGGGGGAAATCAGGCGCGTTACATCGCTAAATGGGATACAGTTAGTTGGACTGAACCGGATAGCGGCATGGGCGTTGTTGGAAATCAGCCGTTTGTTCTTTCATTGATTATGCATGACAGTTGCCTTGTTGCAGGCGGACAATTTACCAAAGCGGGAGGAAATTCTGCTGCCAACATTGCTAAATTATGCAGCAGCGTTACAGGTATTGCTTCTACTTTTGAGCAGTATCAAATAAAAAGTTTCCCTAATCCTTTTTCAACACAAACAGTTTTGCATACAGACAATCTTTTACATAACGCAACTCTCACGGTGGACAACTGTTTCGGGCAGACAGTTGCGCAAATAAAAAATATCAACGGGCGGACAGTTGTTTTCTCGCGCGACAATCTTGCAAGCGGACTATATTTCGTTCGGCTGATGCAAGAGAATAAAATTTATGCAACGGAGAAATTAATAATCACCGATAAATAA
- the ftcD gene encoding glutamate formimidoyltransferase, giving the protein MNKLIECVPNFSEGRDLSIIKQITDEIEKVEGAKLLNVDPGKATNRTVVTFVGTPDACVEACFNAIKKAGELIDMSKHKGEHPRMGATDVCPFIPIFGISMEETAKYAQQLAGRVGKELKIPVYLYEYAQKNPARKNLSIIREGEYEGFFKKIKLSEWKPDFGPAEFDAKRGATVIGARDFLVAYNVNLNTTSVRRANSVAFDVREAGRKVDGVIQPGACKAVKGIGWFIAEYGIAQVSMNLTNISVTPVHIAFEECVKSANNRGMRVTGSELVGLIPLQSLLNAGKYFLRKQNRSAGVSEKELIRMAVKSLGLDELSSFKPEERIIEYQLKDKNKMKLTGMSLSDFADETASESPAPGGGSISAYIGALGISLGTMVANLSSHKQGWDARVKEFSDWAEKGQRIKEELLKLTDEDTHAFNKIMSAFSLPKASAEEKKLRDKEIQSATKYAMEVPFKVMQLCFESMEIIEAMAKTGNPNSVSDAGVGALCARSAVLGAYLNVKINAKGLTDKKFAHSILQKGKRLEENAKKAEARIFGIVRRKI; this is encoded by the coding sequence ATGAATAAACTCATTGAATGCGTTCCCAACTTTTCCGAGGGAAGAGATTTATCCATCATCAAACAAATCACGGATGAGATTGAAAAAGTGGAAGGAGCAAAACTTTTGAATGTTGACCCGGGCAAAGCAACCAACCGAACCGTTGTGACTTTTGTCGGAACTCCCGATGCTTGTGTGGAAGCATGTTTCAACGCCATCAAAAAAGCAGGCGAACTTATTGATATGAGCAAGCATAAAGGCGAGCATCCGCGCATGGGTGCAACGGATGTTTGCCCGTTCATTCCCATTTTCGGAATCAGTATGGAAGAAACCGCGAAGTATGCGCAGCAACTTGCCGGGCGTGTAGGAAAAGAATTAAAGATTCCTGTTTATCTCTACGAATACGCGCAAAAAAATCCTGCACGGAAAAATCTTTCTATCATTCGCGAAGGTGAGTACGAAGGTTTTTTCAAAAAAATAAAACTTTCTGAATGGAAACCTGATTTCGGTCCGGCTGAATTTGACGCAAAGCGCGGAGCCACTGTGATTGGAGCAAGAGATTTTTTAGTCGCGTATAATGTGAATCTGAATACAACTTCCGTTCGCAGGGCAAACTCGGTTGCGTTTGATGTGCGCGAAGCGGGAAGAAAAGTGGATGGAGTTATTCAGCCGGGTGCGTGCAAAGCCGTGAAAGGCATCGGATGGTTTATTGCCGAATACGGAATTGCGCAGGTGAGCATGAACCTTACAAACATTTCTGTTACTCCCGTTCACATTGCGTTTGAAGAATGCGTGAAGAGCGCGAACAATCGTGGAATGCGCGTGACCGGCTCTGAACTGGTGGGATTAATTCCATTGCAATCATTGCTTAATGCAGGAAAATATTTTCTCAGGAAACAAAATCGCTCTGCCGGGGTTTCGGAAAAAGAACTGATTCGCATGGCGGTGAAATCACTCGGACTGGATGAACTTTCTTCGTTCAAACCTGAAGAACGGATTATTGAATACCAACTCAAAGACAAAAATAAAATGAAACTAACCGGAATGTCTCTCAGCGATTTTGCAGATGAAACCGCGAGCGAAAGCCCTGCGCCCGGTGGCGGAAGCATTTCTGCCTATATTGGCGCGCTCGGAATTTCGCTCGGCACCATGGTGGCGAATCTTTCTTCGCATAAGCAGGGATGGGATGCGCGGGTAAAAGAATTTTCTGATTGGGCGGAGAAAGGTCAGCGCATTAAAGAGGAACTTTTGAAATTAACGGATGAAGACACCCATGCCTTCAACAAAATCATGAGCGCCTTCAGTTTGCCGAAAGCAAGCGCAGAAGAAAAGAAATTAAGAGATAAAGAAATTCAATCCGCAACAAAATATGCAATGGAAGTTCCTTTTAAAGTAATGCAGTTATGTTTTGAATCAATGGAAATTATTGAAGCGATGGCGAAGACCGGAAATCCAAATTCAGTTTCCGATGCGGGTGTTGGCGCGCTTTGCGCAAGAAGCGCGGTGCTGGGCGCTTACCTGAATGTGAAAATTAATGCGAAGGGATTAACCGATAAAAAATTTGCACACAGCATTCTTCAAAAGGGAAAACGCCTTGAAGAAAACGCGAAGAAAGCCGAAGCGAGGATATTCGGGATTGTGAGAAGAAAGATATAA
- a CDS encoding T9SS type A sorting domain-containing protein, whose product MKKILLALTAVLALTVARGQTNVSGGIYTNTTWTLANSPYIVTDTVVVFPGVTLTIQPGVTVKFKANQRLEIRQAKLIAVGTSTDSITFTSNSSTPSSGDWLGLFLNDDITPLINYCNFKYADKAIWRDVTSSNINITIKNSQFTQNNSCILYSPPYYTYMFVDSSIFRNNIIAIDFISKIIFVNHCVISNNQTGVDFAYSKIQNSIIDSNTTGIRYNLNDTIINCKIRYNNIGLRNPHNTSCCGNLITKNEIENNNIGIRLDIDGDVIYCNKICNNTTYDLYYNVTFGNNFNASNNYWCTPDSTSTSAVIYDGYDNINLGLVYFMPLDTTCSPGILTSINEIKNPTLSIFPNPFSTETTLQTDNRSHNATLTVDNCFGQTVAQIKNINGQTVTFHRDNLASGLYFIRLTEENKTIAVDKLVITDK is encoded by the coding sequence ATGAAAAAAATTCTTCTCGCCTTGACAGCCGTTCTCGCGCTGACAGTTGCGCGCGGTCAGACAAATGTAAGCGGAGGCATTTACACAAATACAACATGGACTTTAGCAAACAGTCCGTACATTGTAACAGACACTGTTGTGGTTTTTCCCGGAGTAACTCTTACCATACAGCCGGGCGTAACGGTGAAGTTTAAAGCGAATCAGAGATTGGAAATAAGGCAGGCGAAACTTATTGCTGTTGGAACAAGTACAGATTCAATAACATTTACAAGCAATTCATCTACTCCTTCTTCAGGTGATTGGCTTGGGCTATTCTTAAATGATGATATCACCCCTTTAATTAATTATTGCAATTTTAAATACGCGGATAAAGCAATATGGCGTGATGTAACTTCTTCCAACATAAATATTACAATTAAGAATTCGCAATTCACCCAAAACAATTCATGTATTTTATATAGTCCACCTTATTATACTTACATGTTTGTTGATTCAAGTATTTTTAGAAATAACATAATAGCGATTGATTTTATATCCAAAATTATTTTCGTGAATCATTGTGTAATATCCAATAACCAAACTGGAGTTGATTTTGCCTATAGTAAAATTCAAAATTCAATTATTGATTCTAATACGACTGGCATAAGATATAATTTGAATGACACTATAATTAATTGTAAAATACGCTATAATAATATTGGATTAAGAAATCCACATAATACAAGTTGCTGTGGTAATTTAATTACTAAAAATGAAATTGAAAATAATAATATAGGCATACGACTGGATATTGATGGAGATGTTATATACTGTAATAAAATTTGTAACAATACAACTTATGATTTGTATTACAATGTAACATTTGGAAACAACTTTAATGCTTCAAATAATTATTGGTGTACTCCAGATTCTACTTCAACTTCAGCAGTAATATATGATGGCTATGATAATATTAATTTAGGTCTTGTTTATTTTATGCCTTTAGATACAACTTGCTCTCCAGGTATTCTCACTTCAATAAATGAAATTAAAAATCCTACTCTTTCCATTTTCCCAAATCCCTTTTCCACAGAGACAACTTTGCAAACAGACAATCGCTCGCATAACGCAACTCTCACGGTGGACAACTGTTTCGGGCAGACAGTTGCGCAAATAAAAAATATCAACGGGCAGACAGTTACTTTTCACCGAGACAATCTCGCAAGCGGACTGTATTTCATTCGGCTGACAGAAGAAAACAAAACCATTGCGGTAGACAAATTAGTAATCACCGACAAATAA
- the aroC gene encoding chorismate synthase has translation MSNTIGKIFSLTTFGESHGTALGGIIDGCPAGLEIDLDFIQSELDRRRPGQSEIVTQRKEGDKVEFLSGIYEGKTTGAPIGFIIKNENQKSKDYEHIIDVYRPSHADYTYDKKYGIRDYRGGGRASARATVSSVVGGAIAKLLLQKHGIKISAYTSQVGDIKLLKDYHTLDLSKTDSNAVRCPDELIAETMIKKIEQVRKEGDTIGGIISCVAQNIPVGLGEPVFDKLHAELGKAMLNINAVKGFEIGSGFEGVKMKGSEHNDIFYSDKKNIHTKTNFSGGIQGGISNGEDILFRVAFKPVSTIMKKQMTVNSKGEEVEMMGKGRHDPCVLPRAVPIVEAMCALVLADHLLRHRTTRL, from the coding sequence ATGTCAAACACCATCGGCAAAATATTTTCACTCACTACTTTCGGAGAATCGCACGGCACTGCGCTGGGCGGGATAATTGACGGCTGTCCTGCCGGATTGGAAATTGATTTGGATTTTATTCAAAGCGAACTTGACCGCAGAAGACCGGGACAATCTGAAATTGTTACGCAGCGGAAGGAAGGAGATAAGGTGGAATTTCTTTCGGGAATTTACGAGGGAAAAACCACAGGCGCTCCGATTGGTTTCATCATCAAAAACGAAAACCAGAAATCAAAGGACTACGAACATATCATTGATGTGTACCGCCCATCGCATGCCGATTATACGTATGATAAAAAATATGGCATCAGAGATTATCGCGGAGGCGGAAGAGCATCCGCTCGCGCAACGGTTTCATCGGTGGTAGGCGGAGCGATTGCAAAACTTCTTTTACAAAAACACGGAATAAAAATTTCTGCTTACACTTCTCAGGTGGGAGATATAAAACTTCTGAAAGATTATCACACGCTTGATTTATCCAAGACAGATTCAAACGCAGTACGCTGTCCCGATGAATTGATTGCAGAAACGATGATCAAAAAAATTGAGCAGGTGAGAAAAGAGGGCGATACCATTGGCGGAATAATTTCCTGCGTAGCGCAAAATATTCCGGTTGGATTGGGCGAACCTGTGTTTGATAAACTTCACGCTGAGTTGGGAAAAGCCATGCTGAACATAAACGCGGTGAAAGGTTTTGAGATCGGCAGCGGGTTTGAAGGAGTGAAGATGAAGGGTTCGGAACACAATGACATTTTTTACTCCGACAAAAAAAATATTCATACGAAAACAAATTTCTCCGGAGGAATTCAAGGCGGAATTTCAAACGGAGAAGATATTTTATTCAGAGTTGCATTCAAACCTGTTTCCACGATAATGAAAAAACAAATGACTGTGAACTCAAAAGGTGAAGAGGTGGAAATGATGGGAAAAGGAAGACACGACCCTTGTGTTCTTCCGCGCGCGGTGCCGATTGTGGAAGCGATGTGCGCGCTTGTTTTAGCAGACCATCTTCTGCGCCACCGCACAACGCGCCTATAA
- a CDS encoding T9SS type A sorting domain-containing protein: MKLKIVIILTMLCGIANAQPVIPNGNNYPLLGTTGNYYIGNDSLGDGTAGANQVWNFNGGNSMKKAGTYTFANPSSTPYASTFPTATGCRYIDSTGGFTGSGIYAGYNYDSINATKCGVLGREYFGVQDSCKTSSNGFIVLKFPFNYTDSVFDIANQSCYGNDSVSVVYDGYGTLTTPLGNTYSNVIRVKGYHRGGSILYYFWTTNPLMVVFFTFPQYNLSGEYGSWLTNINEHVATNLNVGISPNPFSTQTTLQTDNLLHNATLTIYNSFGQQVKSLVISHQSSVVIERGNLASGLYFVRLTTPSPVLGEGGGEVYTGKLVITDK, from the coding sequence ATGAAACTAAAAATAGTTATCATCTTAACAATGCTTTGCGGAATTGCAAACGCGCAACCTGTTATTCCAAATGGAAATAATTATCCTTTGCTCGGAACTACAGGAAATTATTACATAGGAAATGATTCTCTTGGAGATGGAACAGCGGGGGCAAATCAAGTTTGGAATTTTAATGGAGGAAATTCAATGAAGAAGGCAGGTACATATACTTTTGCGAATCCTTCTTCTACTCCTTATGCTTCTACTTTTCCGACAGCAACAGGTTGCAGATATATTGATTCAACAGGTGGATTTACTGGCAGCGGTATTTACGCAGGATATAACTATGATTCTATTAATGCAACAAAATGTGGGGTGCTCGGCAGGGAGTATTTTGGAGTACAAGATTCTTGCAAAACATCTTCAAACGGATTTATTGTACTTAAATTTCCTTTCAACTATACTGATTCTGTATTTGATATTGCAAACCAAAGTTGCTATGGAAATGATTCGGTTTCTGTTGTCTATGACGGTTATGGCACATTAACAACTCCGCTTGGCAATACTTATTCCAATGTTATCCGAGTAAAAGGATATCACCGAGGTGGAAGCATTCTATATTATTTCTGGACAACCAATCCCTTGATGGTGGTCTTCTTCACCTTCCCTCAATATAATTTGAGCGGTGAATATGGTTCTTGGCTGACAAATATTAATGAACATGTAGCAACTAATCTCAATGTTGGCATTTCTCCAAATCCCTTTTCAACTCAAACAACTTTACAGACAGACAATCTTTTACACAACGCAACTCTCACCATTTACAATTCTTTCGGGCAGCAGGTAAAGTCATTAGTCATCAGTCATCAGTCATCAGTCGTCATTGAGCGCGGCAATCTCGCAAGCGGACTGTATTTCGTTCGGCTGACAACCCCCTCTCCTGTTTTAGGAGAGGGCGGGGGTGAGGTCTACACAGGCAAACTTGTAATCACAGACAAATAG